The following coding sequences are from one Dama dama isolate Ldn47 chromosome 8, ASM3311817v1, whole genome shotgun sequence window:
- the TM4SF20 gene encoding transmembrane 4 L6 family member 20, protein MTCCEGWTACNGFSLLVLLLFGVILNAIPLIVNYVDEDQFFENPISCFEWWFPGIIGAGVMAIPATTMSLAARKRACCNNKTGMFLSSLLNAITVIGAAYCLLVSIQALEEGPLICNSQSNATSSCEFSLKNLTANYHESFDLQWFFEDSCVPPTDSNNPSITNTTASNWRVHNLHFNSIENKHRIIHVSVFLGLLLVGILEMLFGLSQIIIGFLGCLCGGVSKRRSQIV, encoded by the exons ATGACCTGCTGTGAAGGATGGACAGCCTGCAATGGATTCAGCCTGCTGGTTCTACTTCTGTTCGGAGTAATTCTCAACGCAATACCTCTAATTGTCAACTATGTGGATGAAGACCAATTTTTTGAAAACCCCATCTCCTGCTTTGAATGGTGGTTCCCCGGAATTATTGGAGCAGGTGTGATG GCCATTCCAGCAACAACGATGTCCTTGGCAGCGAGGAAAAGAGCGTGCTGCAACAACAAAACCGGG atgtttctttCATCACTTCTGAATGCCATCACAGTCATTGGAGCTGCATACTGCCTGCTGGTGTCCATCCAGGCTCTCGAGGAGGGCCCTCTCATTTGCAACTCTCAAAGCAACGCAACTTCCAGTTGtgaattttcacttaaaaacttAAC tgccAATTACCACGAATCCTTTGATCTGCAGTGGTTCTTCGAAGACTCTTGTGTTCCTCCTACAGATTCCAACAATCCTTCCATCACCAACACAACAGCCAGTAACTGGAGAGTACACAACTTGCACTTCAATTctatagaaaacaaacacaggATTATCCATGTCTCAGTATTTTTAGGCCTGCTGCTCGTGGGCATTCTCGAGATGCTGTTTGGACTCAGTCAGATCATCATTGGCTTCCTTGGCTGTCTGTGTGGAGGAGTCTCTAAGCGAAGAAGCCAAATCGTGTAg